A single region of the bacterium genome encodes:
- a CDS encoding oligosaccharide flippase family protein, which translates to MTPPPPSLRRNFTWTFLGNAIFAASQWGILVVLTRLGSAAEVGRLSLAATVATPLVVFANLQLRAVFVSDANGRFPFRDYLSVQLLLAPLALVAVVGVGLAGYSGAQVTAIVLYGIGRVVDGVGDVFYGLEQKRERMDLMARSLMIRGVVSLVLFAVVYRLTGSLNAALVAWPVAWAVPLLAFDVPRCRALARGEDGGGDEEGRLRPRWRPAAIKAIVWTALPMGVVMLLIQLRNTVPRTMLESAQGEEALGIFSAMAYLVLVSNTVVMALSQSSIARLARNHADGDARAFRDTVGKLMVVGVVLGLAGVAVARWWGGPLITLIYGAEYAVRSDLFVLIMAGGGIMNLGSLLGAPATAMQAFRSQLVIHALNAGLLVAMGRWLIPSHGMAGAAWTVLAGSAWVTLAYGAVVLRGMGRMPEEQSPTTSR; encoded by the coding sequence ATGACGCCTCCCCCGCCCTCCCTGCGCCGCAACTTCACCTGGACCTTTCTCGGCAACGCGATCTTCGCCGCCAGCCAGTGGGGCATCCTCGTGGTGTTGACCCGGCTGGGCTCGGCCGCGGAGGTGGGCCGCTTGTCGCTGGCCGCAACCGTCGCCACGCCGCTGGTGGTCTTCGCCAACCTGCAGTTGCGCGCCGTCTTCGTCTCCGACGCGAACGGCCGCTTCCCATTTCGCGACTATCTGAGCGTCCAGCTCCTGCTGGCGCCCCTGGCGCTGGTCGCGGTGGTCGGCGTCGGCCTGGCCGGCTACAGCGGCGCCCAGGTCACGGCGATCGTGCTGTACGGGATCGGCCGCGTGGTCGACGGCGTGGGCGACGTGTTCTACGGCCTGGAGCAGAAGCGCGAGCGCATGGACCTGATGGCCCGCTCGCTGATGATCCGCGGCGTCGTCTCGCTGGTCCTGTTCGCCGTCGTGTACCGGCTGACGGGGAGCCTCAACGCGGCGCTGGTGGCGTGGCCGGTGGCCTGGGCCGTGCCGCTGCTGGCCTTCGACGTGCCGCGCTGCCGCGCCCTGGCGCGCGGCGAGGACGGCGGCGGCGACGAAGAGGGGCGCCTGCGCCCCCGGTGGCGGCCCGCCGCGATCAAGGCGATCGTCTGGACGGCCCTGCCCATGGGCGTGGTCATGCTGCTGATCCAGCTGCGCAACACGGTGCCCCGCACCATGCTCGAGAGCGCCCAGGGCGAGGAAGCGCTCGGCATCTTCTCGGCCATGGCTTACCTGGTGCTCGTCTCCAACACGGTGGTGATGGCCCTGTCCCAGTCCAGCATCGCGCGGCTGGCCCGCAACCACGCCGACGGGGACGCGCGCGCCTTCCGCGACACGGTCGGGAAGCTCATGGTCGTGGGCGTGGTGCTCGGCCTCGCCGGCGTGGCGGTGGCCCGTTGGTGGGGCGGGCCCCTGATCACCCTGATCTACGGGGCCGAGTACGCGGTGCGCAGCGACCTCTTCGTGCTGATCATGGCCGGGGGCGGCATCATGAACCTCGGCAGCCTGCTCGGGGCGCCGGCCACCGCCATGCAGGCGTTCCGCTCCCAGCTCGTCATCCACGCCCTGAATGCCGGGCTGCTGGTGGCGATGGGCCGCTGGCTGATCCCGTCGCACGGCATGGCCGGTGCGGCCTGGACGGTGCTGGCCGGGTCGGCCTGGGTGACGCTGGCGTACGGCGCGGTGGTGCTGCGGGGGATGGGGCGGATGCCCGAGGAACAGTCGCCGACTACGTCCCGGTGA
- a CDS encoding DUF882 domain-containing protein, producing the protein MNDNDAVDRRRFLRIFGGVALACLAPLPLAASVTGSGILGAPLIVPAIEPPVTGIPGAPDAHLISLLNVNTGERLSCAYREKGILVPDATAAIDRLLRDHRNDEIKPIDPQLLDMLHDAASALGTDEPFQVVCGYRSAATNAAMRRRGAGVAKHSYHINGRAADVSLPGVQLAQLRSAARDLKNGGVGYYPGSRFVHLDTGPVRSW; encoded by the coding sequence GTGAACGACAACGACGCCGTCGACCGGCGGCGCTTCCTGCGCATCTTCGGAGGCGTGGCCCTGGCCTGCCTCGCGCCCCTGCCCCTGGCCGCCTCGGTGACCGGGAGCGGGATCCTGGGCGCACCGCTGATCGTCCCGGCGATCGAACCTCCCGTGACCGGGATCCCCGGCGCTCCGGACGCGCACCTGATCTCGCTGCTCAACGTCAACACCGGCGAGCGGCTGTCCTGCGCCTACCGGGAGAAGGGCATCCTGGTGCCCGACGCGACGGCTGCCATCGACCGCCTGCTGCGGGACCACCGCAACGACGAGATCAAGCCCATCGACCCGCAGCTGCTGGACATGCTGCACGACGCGGCGTCGGCGCTCGGCACGGACGAGCCCTTCCAAGTGGTCTGCGGGTACCGGTCCGCGGCCACCAACGCCGCCATGCGCCGCCGCGGCGCCGGCGTGGCCAAGCACAGCTACCACATCAACGGGCGCGCCGCCGACGTGAGCCTGCCCGGCGTCCAGCTCGCGCAGCTGCGCAGCGCCGCGCGCGACCTGAAGAACGGCGGCGTCGGCTACTACCCCGGCTCGCGCTTCGTCCACCTGGACACCGGCCCCGTCCGCAGCTGGTAG
- a CDS encoding nucleoside-diphosphate sugar epimerase/dehydratase has translation MVERIRKTLGALRPPTSGPLSLMVRRHRLLFFFAFFGAIAAVSVSLSFMIRFEWSWLKRVDKWPQWWQSMLLVAVPVRLVVSTAFGLHRVSWRFAGLRDVPPLINAILVGSAFDAAILLWAYQGAFPRSVLIIDTVLCMALSVVGRYAYRILDHLSRRIDSGPRTRVVIVGAGTACNLVLEAMNSAKLNAYLPVAIVDDDPLKQGITIHGVGVATPIDVIGEVARRTGAEAVILAMPAATTAQLYRIVKLCRETGLPLKTTPDIWQVLQSSEAVTRIQDFSLDDLLNRRVVRSDVPEIRRLLDGRTVLVTGAAGSIGSELCRQIIDQGVLQLVCLDKDENGLFRLEQELRRRRPDAALAFFLGDVKDEGRMDALFSRWKPQIVFHAAAYKHVPILQFHPVEAIRNNVGGTRTMARLSQQYGAERFVMISTDKAVRPTSVMGATKQIAERVIHAQGAGRPDGTSFSTIRFGNVLGSAGSVVELFLEQIRKGGPVTVTDPRIERYFMTIAEAVHLVLYAAGMGAGDEIFILDMGAPVKIDALARQMIQLSGLTPEIDVPIVYTGLRPGEKLYEELWTPEEKPQPTSNPGIRVARRAGVVPGLDARVDALLASAAAGNMRECWEQLLELVPDFQGQTREAAEKPPTAQ, from the coding sequence ATGGTCGAACGCATCCGCAAGACCCTCGGCGCGCTGCGCCCGCCGACGTCCGGACCCTTGAGCCTCATGGTCCGGCGCCACCGTCTGCTGTTCTTCTTCGCCTTCTTCGGCGCGATCGCCGCCGTGTCGGTCAGCCTCTCCTTCATGATCCGCTTCGAGTGGTCCTGGCTGAAGAGGGTCGACAAGTGGCCGCAGTGGTGGCAGTCGATGCTGCTGGTGGCCGTGCCCGTGCGCCTGGTGGTGTCCACCGCCTTCGGGCTGCACCGGGTCTCCTGGCGGTTCGCCGGGCTGCGGGACGTGCCGCCGCTGATCAACGCGATCCTGGTCGGCTCGGCGTTCGACGCCGCGATCCTGCTGTGGGCCTACCAGGGGGCTTTCCCCCGTTCGGTGCTGATCATCGACACCGTGCTGTGCATGGCGCTGTCCGTGGTCGGGCGCTACGCGTACCGCATCCTGGACCACCTGTCGCGGCGGATCGACTCCGGCCCGCGGACGCGCGTGGTCATCGTGGGCGCGGGCACGGCCTGCAACCTCGTGCTCGAGGCCATGAACTCGGCCAAGCTGAACGCCTACCTGCCGGTGGCCATCGTCGACGATGACCCGCTCAAGCAGGGCATCACCATCCACGGCGTGGGCGTGGCCACGCCGATCGACGTCATCGGCGAGGTGGCGCGCCGCACCGGGGCCGAGGCGGTCATCCTGGCGATGCCGGCGGCCACCACGGCCCAGCTCTACCGCATCGTGAAGCTGTGCCGCGAGACCGGCCTGCCGCTGAAGACCACGCCGGACATCTGGCAGGTCCTGCAGAGCAGCGAGGCGGTCACGCGCATCCAGGACTTCTCGCTCGACGACCTGCTCAACCGGCGCGTCGTGCGCTCGGACGTGCCGGAGATCCGCCGGCTGCTCGACGGGCGCACCGTGCTGGTGACCGGGGCGGCCGGCAGCATCGGCTCGGAGCTGTGCCGGCAGATCATCGACCAGGGGGTCCTGCAGCTGGTCTGCCTGGACAAGGACGAGAACGGCCTGTTCCGCCTCGAGCAGGAGCTGCGGCGGCGCCGGCCCGACGCCGCGCTGGCCTTCTTCCTGGGCGACGTCAAGGACGAGGGGCGCATGGACGCCCTGTTCTCGCGCTGGAAGCCGCAGATCGTGTTCCACGCCGCGGCCTACAAGCACGTGCCCATCCTGCAGTTCCATCCCGTGGAGGCGATCCGCAACAACGTGGGCGGCACGCGCACCATGGCGAGGCTGTCGCAGCAATACGGCGCCGAGCGCTTCGTGATGATCAGCACCGACAAGGCCGTCCGGCCCACCAGCGTCATGGGGGCGACCAAGCAGATCGCCGAGCGCGTGATCCACGCCCAGGGCGCCGGGCGTCCGGACGGCACGAGCTTCTCGACCATCCGCTTCGGCAACGTGCTGGGGTCGGCGGGCAGCGTCGTGGAGCTGTTCCTGGAGCAGATCCGCAAGGGCGGCCCGGTGACGGTCACCGACCCGCGCATCGAGCGCTACTTCATGACCATCGCCGAGGCCGTGCACCTGGTGCTCTACGCGGCGGGCATGGGCGCCGGCGACGAGATCTTCATCCTGGACATGGGCGCGCCGGTGAAGATCGACGCCCTGGCGCGGCAGATGATCCAGCTGTCGGGCCTGACGCCCGAGATCGACGTGCCCATCGTCTACACCGGCCTGCGGCCGGGCGAGAAGCTCTACGAGGAGCTGTGGACGCCCGAGGAGAAGCCGCAGCCCACCAGCAACCCGGGCATCCGCGTGGCCCGCCGCGCCGGCGTCGTGCCGGGCCTCGACGCCCGCGTGGACGCGCTGCTCGCATCCGCCGCCGCGGGCAACATGCGCGAGTGCTGGGAACAACTGCTGGAGCTGGTGCCCGACTTCCAGGGCCAGACGCGCGAGGCGGCCGAGAAACCGCCGACCGCGCAATGA